One Onychomys torridus unplaced genomic scaffold, mOncTor1.1, whole genome shotgun sequence DNA window includes the following coding sequences:
- the Btd gene encoding biotinidase isoform X2, with protein sequence MPSPRLVRWNPCLEPFRFNDTEVLQRLSCMAIKGQMFLVANLGTKQPCLRSDPGCPPDGRYQFNTDVVFSNNGTLVDRYRKHNLYFEAAFDTPASVDLITFDTPFAGRFGMFTCFDILFFDPTIQLLRDAEVKHIVYPTAWMNQLPLLAAIEIQKAFATAFGVSILAANIHHPTLGMTGSGIHTPLKSFWYHDMDNPEGHLIIAQVATNPLGLVETENTTSEMDPSHSKFLKILSGDPYCEKDAQEVHCNEAAKWNVNAPPTFHSEMMYDNFTLVPVWGKEGYLQVCSNSLCCHLLYERPTLSNELYALGVFDGLHTVHGTYYVQVCALVKCGGLGFDTCGQEITEAQGRFDFHLWGNFSTRYIFPLFLTSGMTLDTPTQLGWENDHYFLKKSGLSSGLVTAALYGRLYERD encoded by the exons ATGCCATCGCCCAGGCTGGTCAGGTGGAACCCATGTCTGGAGCCCTTTCGGTTCAATGACACCGAG GTCCTCCAGCGTCTGAGTTGTATGGCCATCAAGGGACAGATGTTCTTGGTGGCCAATCTGGGAACAAAACAGCCTTGCCTTCGCAGTGACCCCGGGTGCCCACCTGATGGGAGATACCAGTTTAATACAGATGTGGTGTTCAGCAACAACGGGACCCTTGTTGACCGTTACCGGAAGCACAACCTGTACTTCGAGGCAGCCTTTGATACCCCTGCCAGCGTGGACCTCATCACCTTCGACACTCCCTTTGCTGGCAGGTTCGGCATGTTCACTTGCTTTGACatcctgttctttgaccccacCATCCAGCTCCTCAGAGACGCTGAGGTGAAGCACATTGTGTACCCCACAGCCTGGATGAACCAGCTGCCACTCTTGGCAGCCATTGAAATCCAGAAGGCATTCGCCACTGCCTTTGGTGTCAGCATCCTGGCAGCTAACATCCACCATCCGACTCTGGGGATGACTGGCAGTGGCATACACACCCCTCTGAAGTCCTTTTGGTACCATGACATGGACAACCCCGAAGGCCACCTTATAATTGCCCAGGTAGCCACAAACCCGCTGGGCCTTGTTGAGACAGAGAATACAACTAGTGAAATGGACCCATCCCATAGTAAGTTCTTAAAAATCCTGTCCGGTGACCCATACTGTGAGAAGGATGCCCAGGAAGTACACTGTAATGAGGCTGCCAAGTGGAACGTGAACGCTCCACCTACTTTCCACTCGGAGATGATGTATGACAATTTCACCCTGGTCCCTGTCTGGGGAAAGGAAGGCTATCTCCAGGTCTGCTCTAACAGCCTCTGCTGTCACTTACTCTACGAGAGGCCCACCCTCTCCAATGAGCTGTATGCCCTGGGTGTCTTTGATGGACTCCACACAGTGCACGGCACTTACTACGTCCAAGTCTGTGCCCTGGTCAAGTGTGGGGGTCTTGGCTTCGACACTTGCGGGCAGGAGATCACAGAGGCACAGGGCCGATTTGATTTTCACCTGTGGGGGAACTTTAGCACTCGTTatatctttcctttatttctcacCTCAGGGATGACTCTGGACACCCCTACCCAGCTGGGGTGGGAAAATGACCACTATTTCTTGAAGAAGAGTGGACTGTCCTCTGGCCTGGTGACAGCAGCTCTCTATGGGCGGTTGTATGAGAGGGACTAG
- the Btd gene encoding biotinidase isoform X1: MVCIMSGARTAPALFLLGCSALALGIGLVSPEHRKAEYYMAAVYEHRSVLSPNPLELSSRQQALELMKQNLDIYEQQVMAAAQKGVQIIVFPEDGIHGFNFTRTSIYPFLDFMPSPRLVRWNPCLEPFRFNDTEVLQRLSCMAIKGQMFLVANLGTKQPCLRSDPGCPPDGRYQFNTDVVFSNNGTLVDRYRKHNLYFEAAFDTPASVDLITFDTPFAGRFGMFTCFDILFFDPTIQLLRDAEVKHIVYPTAWMNQLPLLAAIEIQKAFATAFGVSILAANIHHPTLGMTGSGIHTPLKSFWYHDMDNPEGHLIIAQVATNPLGLVETENTTSEMDPSHSKFLKILSGDPYCEKDAQEVHCNEAAKWNVNAPPTFHSEMMYDNFTLVPVWGKEGYLQVCSNSLCCHLLYERPTLSNELYALGVFDGLHTVHGTYYVQVCALVKCGGLGFDTCGQEITEAQGRFDFHLWGNFSTRYIFPLFLTSGMTLDTPTQLGWENDHYFLKKSGLSSGLVTAALYGRLYERD, from the exons ATGGTCTGCATTATGTCTGGAGCCCGCACCGCGCCTGCTCTCTTCCTTCTCGGCTGTTCTGCACTTGCGCTGGGCATCGGCTTGGTCTCACCCGAGCACCGCAAGGCTGAGTACTACATGGCTGCTGTGTACGAACACCGGTCGGTCCTGAGCCCGAACCCTCTGGAGCTCAGCAGCCGCCAGCAGGCTCTGGAGCTCATGAAGCAGAACCTCGACATCTATGAACAGCAAGTGATGGCTGCAGCCCAGAAG GGCGTGCAGATTATAGTGTTCCCAGAAGATGGCATCCACGGGTTCAACTTTACAAGGACATCCATTTACCCATTCCTGGACTTCATGCCATCGCCCAGGCTGGTCAGGTGGAACCCATGTCTGGAGCCCTTTCGGTTCAATGACACCGAG GTCCTCCAGCGTCTGAGTTGTATGGCCATCAAGGGACAGATGTTCTTGGTGGCCAATCTGGGAACAAAACAGCCTTGCCTTCGCAGTGACCCCGGGTGCCCACCTGATGGGAGATACCAGTTTAATACAGATGTGGTGTTCAGCAACAACGGGACCCTTGTTGACCGTTACCGGAAGCACAACCTGTACTTCGAGGCAGCCTTTGATACCCCTGCCAGCGTGGACCTCATCACCTTCGACACTCCCTTTGCTGGCAGGTTCGGCATGTTCACTTGCTTTGACatcctgttctttgaccccacCATCCAGCTCCTCAGAGACGCTGAGGTGAAGCACATTGTGTACCCCACAGCCTGGATGAACCAGCTGCCACTCTTGGCAGCCATTGAAATCCAGAAGGCATTCGCCACTGCCTTTGGTGTCAGCATCCTGGCAGCTAACATCCACCATCCGACTCTGGGGATGACTGGCAGTGGCATACACACCCCTCTGAAGTCCTTTTGGTACCATGACATGGACAACCCCGAAGGCCACCTTATAATTGCCCAGGTAGCCACAAACCCGCTGGGCCTTGTTGAGACAGAGAATACAACTAGTGAAATGGACCCATCCCATAGTAAGTTCTTAAAAATCCTGTCCGGTGACCCATACTGTGAGAAGGATGCCCAGGAAGTACACTGTAATGAGGCTGCCAAGTGGAACGTGAACGCTCCACCTACTTTCCACTCGGAGATGATGTATGACAATTTCACCCTGGTCCCTGTCTGGGGAAAGGAAGGCTATCTCCAGGTCTGCTCTAACAGCCTCTGCTGTCACTTACTCTACGAGAGGCCCACCCTCTCCAATGAGCTGTATGCCCTGGGTGTCTTTGATGGACTCCACACAGTGCACGGCACTTACTACGTCCAAGTCTGTGCCCTGGTCAAGTGTGGGGGTCTTGGCTTCGACACTTGCGGGCAGGAGATCACAGAGGCACAGGGCCGATTTGATTTTCACCTGTGGGGGAACTTTAGCACTCGTTatatctttcctttatttctcacCTCAGGGATGACTCTGGACACCCCTACCCAGCTGGGGTGGGAAAATGACCACTATTTCTTGAAGAAGAGTGGACTGTCCTCTGGCCTGGTGACAGCAGCTCTCTATGGGCGGTTGTATGAGAGGGACTAG